The genomic region ATCCCACGGATACGGTGTCGTCGACATGGGCAGAGATGTACCAGTGGATGACGTTGTGAAGCAGGTCGAGGAGAGCAAGCCGGACCTAGTAACCGGAACCGCACTCATGACCACCACCATGTCCGCATTCCCGAAGGTCGCCGAGAGACTGATCGAGAAGGGCATAGAGATACCATTCATCTGCGCCGGCGGTGCAGTGAACAGGTCATTCGTAGAGTCCTACCCGCTCGGTATCTACGCCGTAGCAGCAGCACAAGGCCCGGGCCTCGCCGACAAAGCAGTCGAAGGCTGGGACTGGAAGAAGATTCGCTCCAAGTGGGACGACATCACAGGCGGGAAGGCGTAAATTGGGGGGTGAAAAGACATGGCAGTTAAGAGATTCACAAAGATGGAAACCAAGAGCGCGGACGACCTCGTCTTCGGTGACGCGAAATACCCGGTTTCATACGGCCTCGGAATGAAGGCCGGTGCGGGATTCGTTGTGCCAGAGATCAACTTTGCACCGAGACCCGGCGCTGAGAAGAACCCGGACACCTTGAGGCGCGAGTACGTCGACTACATAACGAAGGACATCATGGACAGGGCAGTAACCCTCGGATTCCCAGCAGTTCAGCTGGAGAACGAGTGGATCTACCAACTCGGTAACGAGCCGGACAAGTTCGCCAAGCCGGTAGTTGCGGGCCAGAAGGAAGTCATGAAGAAGTACCACGATGAGTACGGAATCATGACCGCCATAAGGCACACCCTGCCTGACATGAGAGAGGCCGAGAAGGGCCTGAGGGAAGGCATGGACAAGAAGTCCTCCTACCCTGAGAAGGTCATCGAGTCCATCGAAGTCGCAGCCAAGAACGGCGCCGATGTGCTCTCGATCGAATCCATGGGTGGCAAGGAGATGTCCGACTATGGTATCCTGCACCAGGATATCAGAGCGTGGCTCTTCGGTATCGGCTACCTAGGCTCCATCGACATGGAGTACATGTGGACTAAGATCGTGGACATCGCCAAGAAGAACAAGGTCATCGCCGGCGGAGACACAAACTGCGCAGGCGCCAACACCTCGATGTTCATGGCCGGTGGCTACCTGGACAAGGATATCCCGAGGACCTTCGCGGCAACAACCCGCTGCATCGCTTCCGCCAGAACCCTGGTGGCAATCGAGTGCGGTGCAACTGGCCCGGACAAGGACTGCGGCTATGAAGGCCCGATCCTGAAGGCAATTTCCGGACGCCCATCCGCCCAAGAGGGAAAGGGAGCCCAGGACGCACACGCTGACCTGATGGGTAACCTGATCGCTTCGACCTGCGACCTATGGTCCAACGAGTCGGTTGAATACCACCCGGAGTTCGGTGGCTCATCCGTCCAGTGCTGGCTCGGAGTCATAGGGTACGAAGCCGCCTTGATGAACACCTCGAAGCAGCTGAAGCAGGACAAGATCCTCAGGGACATCTACGCCGCATGCGACTCGTACAGATCCCCAGAGGCATTCTGTCTGCGCTACGACAACGCCTACAAGATCGGTGAGGCAATTGTCGCAGAAGGCAACAGCATCTACCTGAGATCAAGGGCAGCTGGTATCAAGGCAGCCGAGTTGATTTCGGAGTCCGCCAAGACCAAGAACGGCCTGAAGCTCTCGAAGCACGAGAGCGACATGCTGAACAAGGTCATGACCGACTTGAAGGCCCTTCCGGACGAGGAGTCGAAGTTCGTCGACCAGTGCCTCAAGGCCTACAAGGACGTCCAGGCGTTCAACCCGAAGAACTACGAGTTGTAAGACTTTTAGATTCGGTAAACCTTTTCAAAACCTTTTACCTGCTTTTTCTCATCACAGTTTATGAATCGCTACACC from Methanomassiliicoccales archaeon harbors:
- a CDS encoding cobalamin-dependent protein (Presence of a B(12) (cobalamin)-binding domain implies dependence on cobalamin itself, in one of its several forms, or in some unusual lineages, dependence on a cobalamin-like analog.), encoding SHGYGVVDMGRDVPVDDVVKQVEESKPDLVTGTALMTTTMSAFPKVAERLIEKGIEIPFICAGGAVNRSFVESYPLGIYAVAAAQGPGLADKAVEGWDWKKIRSKWDDITGGKA
- the mtaB gene encoding methanol--corrinoid protein co-methyltransferase MtaB, with translation MAVKRFTKMETKSADDLVFGDAKYPVSYGLGMKAGAGFVVPEINFAPRPGAEKNPDTLRREYVDYITKDIMDRAVTLGFPAVQLENEWIYQLGNEPDKFAKPVVAGQKEVMKKYHDEYGIMTAIRHTLPDMREAEKGLREGMDKKSSYPEKVIESIEVAAKNGADVLSIESMGGKEMSDYGILHQDIRAWLFGIGYLGSIDMEYMWTKIVDIAKKNKVIAGGDTNCAGANTSMFMAGGYLDKDIPRTFAATTRCIASARTLVAIECGATGPDKDCGYEGPILKAISGRPSAQEGKGAQDAHADLMGNLIASTCDLWSNESVEYHPEFGGSSVQCWLGVIGYEAALMNTSKQLKQDKILRDIYAACDSYRSPEAFCLRYDNAYKIGEAIVAEGNSIYLRSRAAGIKAAELISESAKTKNGLKLSKHESDMLNKVMTDLKALPDEESKFVDQCLKAYKDVQAFNPKNYEL